The following is a genomic window from Mesorhizobium shangrilense.
AGCTCGACGGCGACCCAGATCGCTGGCTGACGATCCTCCACCCCGACGATCGTGAAATGGTCGTCGAGGCCGACCGGGCCCATATCGAGGGCGAGACGGACTTTTTCGAAGCCGAGTTCAGGATGCGCCACAAGGATGGCCACTGGATATGGATTCTCGACCGTGGCAAGGCCATCGAACGTGACGATGAAGGACGGTTAGTCCGGGCCATCGGCAGCCTCACCAACATCACACGCCGCAAGCAGGCCGAGGAAAGCTTCGCTATGTCCGCCGCGATGCTCGCCGGTGAAAAGGAACGGCTGCGGGTAACGCTTCAATCGATCGGCGACGCCGTCATCTGCACGGATGCCGCAAACCGCGTAACCTTCATGAATCCGGTTGCCGAGAAGCTGACCGGCGTCGCGGGCTCCGACGCCCTCGGCAAGATGCTTGGCCATGTCTACTGGGCGGTCGACGAGGAGACGGGGCAAAGGATAGGCGTGACGCGGCCTTCAGTCAGTGGCAACACACCCTCGGACCCGAACAGCCGTGCGGTGCTCATCCGGCGCGATGATACGCGATGCAGCATCCGTCAGGTCGTATCGCCGATCATCAACGATCGCGGCGAGTTCTGCGGGCTGGTCATCGTTTTCCAGGATTTTACCGATGCGCGTGCCCTGCAGCGCCAACTCGCCTATGCCGCTGCCCACGATGCATTGACCGGTCTCGCCAACCGATCGAGCTTCATCCGCGCCATGGAGGATCTGGTCGATCAGGCGCGCAGATCCGGCGCCGAGCATCAGTTCATGTTCGTCGACCTCGACCATTTCAAACTGGTCAACGACACGAGCGGCCATGCCGCGGGTGATGCCTTGCTCAAGCTGGTTGCGGGTGCGATGCGTGCCGCGCTCGGTCCGGACGACATCGTCGCCCGTCTTGGCGGCGATGAATTCGCCGTCATCCTGAAGTCTGGTTCGGCCGCGAGCGCCAAGATCGCCGCGCGGTCGATCATCGATGCGATCCGGGGTCTGGGCTTCGTGTGGGATGGCCGGCCCCATCAGATCGGCGCCAGCATCGGGCTGGCCGCGATCCGCGCCGGCTGCGGCGAAGTCGACGAGATCATCGCGCTGGCCGATGCGGCCTGCTATGCCGCCAAGGCCGCCGGCCGGGGATGCGTTTTCGCGACGCCGGACGAGAATGATACAAGCCGCAATTCAGAGACGCCGAAGCCGCTGGCGGCGGCGTCCTGATTTCGCGGAATCCGTTTATGCCTGACTTGATGGCTCAGCGCGTCGGGACGGGGTGCTCGCCGCGATAATCGTAGAAGCCGCGCCCGGTCTTGCGGCCAAGCCAGC
Proteins encoded in this region:
- a CDS encoding PAS domain S-box protein, with product MTLRHLFGLRPDRQALLALPVASFIAVLALVLLRHLDVGAETLRLCLQISFAVIAGAGILIALFTRRIFLDRRQIAEGEQRFRRMMEDSPIGIAVVGLDGRILKANSTFATMLGYTREEIEALTVLRITHPDHVQAGRETMESLTDGTANTFHFEKRYLRKDGTSVWAQLAGSVIRDTDSGRPLYLVSQIEDIDARKQSEARIAEAETRWNFALAGAGQGVWDLDRRKGGTTYSGTWVKMLGYSEGELDGDPDRWLTILHPDDREMVVEADRAHIEGETDFFEAEFRMRHKDGHWIWILDRGKAIERDDEGRLVRAIGSLTNITRRKQAEESFAMSAAMLAGEKERLRVTLQSIGDAVICTDAANRVTFMNPVAEKLTGVAGSDALGKMLGHVYWAVDEETGQRIGVTRPSVSGNTPSDPNSRAVLIRRDDTRCSIRQVVSPIINDRGEFCGLVIVFQDFTDARALQRQLAYAAAHDALTGLANRSSFIRAMEDLVDQARRSGAEHQFMFVDLDHFKLVNDTSGHAAGDALLKLVAGAMRAALGPDDIVARLGGDEFAVILKSGSAASAKIAARSIIDAIRGLGFVWDGRPHQIGASIGLAAIRAGCGEVDEIIALADAACYAAKAAGRGCVFATPDENDTSRNSETPKPLAAAS